One Arachis hypogaea cultivar Tifrunner chromosome 18, arahy.Tifrunner.gnm2.J5K5, whole genome shotgun sequence genomic window, GCAATAATTCTTGTTTGAATGGATTGGTCATACAACAGAGCTCTAATTCAGATACAGTATTCAAAAGTGCCTCTACCcattaaaagttaaaaaggaaaaaatcatATGATTACAGTTTTATGTCATTGCACAAACCTCTTTTCAGAACACTCAAAAAAACGACCATttaattttaacactaaaatgaGAGTTAAGATACAGCTAAAACAGAACATTGACAAAGTAAAAAGGGTATAAAGTACATAAACATTACCACATTGTGTCATGAAAGTTGAGATACTACACAAAATTTGGGGTGCATATTATATGCAACCAAGGTTTATAAATTCTAACTATTATAACAAGAGAAAGAAAGAGCTATATATAATTGTTATCGAGGTTCCACCTCAGTAATGCTTATTTCATTTTGACAAGAGGAAGAACTTTTGCCATCAGAATTTCCACCAATGATGAAAGTAGGAAACTTTGGTTGAGGCAAATCGATTTCACTTCCTAACATCAGAACCACAGATGACATCTCCGGCCTATCTTGCGGATGCTGCTGCGCGCATAGCAGGCAAATGTGGATGCAGCGCTGCGCTTCCGACGAATTCCATGACTCCTTAAGGCATTCATCAACTAGTTCTAAGGACCTTCCTTGCTTCCATAGATCCCATGCCTAGTACACAAATTCATCATGTTAGAATTCTTGAAATGTAGCATACTAAACTAGTTTCATCATATATGTACTTACATGTCCATATAGATTGACATTGTCACTTGAAAAATATATCCCTCTATTTTTTCTCCCTGTGATTATCTCCAGCAACAAAATTCCGAAACTGAACACATCAGATTTTACCGAGAAGTGTCCACTAATAGCATATTCTGGTGCCATATATCCACTGTAAGTTAACAAAACAAACATTAGATCGATCATTACCAAggttttttatttagcttttgaCTAAAAGTGAGAATAAAAAGAGAACAATTCTTACAAAGTTCCTACTATTTTCTTTGTATTTCCTTTGCTTTGATCTCCTCCAAAACATCGAGCCAAACCAAAGTCAGAGATCTTTGGATCCATCTTATTGTCCAATAAAATGTTACTTGCTTTGAGATCTCTATGTATAATCCTCAACCTAGAATCCTCGTGAAGATAAAGTAGGCCTCTAGAAATCCCACAAATGATGTTGAAACGCTTAGGCCAATCCAATAATTTTCTCCGTGTTTGATCTGTGACCACAATACAATGATATTTTGGTCACATAGTAAAGCATTGGCATAAAGGGATAGCAACTATGTCAATCAGATAGTTTACATTTACAGGGTAGCTTAATGGATCCTGACCAAAAATAAAGCCGTCTAAGCTTTTATTAGGCATGTACTCATATATCAGCAGTTTCTCTTCATCTTGGATGCAACATCCGAGAAGCCTTACAAGATTTCGGTGTTGAAGTTTGGCTATGAGTAGTACTTCATTCTTGAATTCATTTATCCCCTGTCCAGAACTACTTGAAAGCTTCTTTACCGCGATTTCACGACCATCATCTAATGTCCCCTGAATAACAATTGctcagagaaagtaaaatttctTAAGTTTGCAGAAGTTACTTGTTCTGAAATTAATAAAGTGTCATGTTGGAAATTCACCTTGTACACAGGTCCAAAACCACCTTCCCCTAACTTGTTTCCGATTGCAAAATTACCAGTAGCCTCAACTATTCTTGATAGGTCAAGAAATGGAAGCTCTATATCTCCTTCTTCATATTCATTGATTTGATCAACAATCTCACTAGCTCTCAATCTCATATCTGCTTATAAGTTATAACATGATTTATTATTTAGAGAAAAGGAAATTATGAGAAACAACAACTGAAAGAGGGTAAATTATTAAGTAAAATAAACATTACCATTTAACAGTATCATCACATAAGAGAGAATTAATGTATTTTAACATTTAAACAATTTACCTTctaacttctttcttctttttctgaaTATGTAACAACAGGCCAATATCATTATCATTCCAGAAATTGTAGCAACTATGCTTCCTACTATTATTCCAACTATCTTCTTGTGATTTTCCCCTCCAGATTCTGATATCCACAATTCAccatttaaaataaatatgaaactatcattacaaaaagaaataataaacaaGACAGTGACAATTATGATTTTTAACAAATGTGGACAATAATTAATCAATGGTTAAAAGAGGTTAATACATACTGTGTTCCTCTGAAGCTGACATTCGGATATAAAGAGCTTGACCACCTTCCTTAACCAACCTAACATCAAACAAATCACCACTCCACAATTTGCATGCACTCCCAGTTACAGAATAAGCCATGCAAGAACAATTACTCTTGCAGCTTCCCTTGCAACCTTCCGCTCCCAATCTTTGGTTCAACAAAGAGTAGCCGCCACTTGGTTCCTTGAACACAGAATAAGTAACAAACACGTCAGTGCTACAATTCAAGGCCTTGTTTCTAACACAGCCCTGTGTATAATCCATTGAACTGTAACCACTCGGTGACTTAGGTGTGAAACCATCCAAACAGAAACATGCTGGTGATTGATTAATGTCACAGTTCCCATTTGGTCCACAAACTGAAGGGTAGTCACAGTAGGTATCGTTTCTTTGTGTCCCAGAAGAAGGGTAGTTTTGGTTCTGTTGTTGTGATGTTGTGAAGGgtaagagaagaagatgaagagtgaGGAGAAGCAGGTTCATTATTCTTCCACTCAATGGTGGCTAGTTTTTTTGGAACATTGAAAGTGGGACTGCGTTTTATTCAAAAGGTTGTTGAGTACTTGAGTATGGTTGACAATGATTGATACCGTAGTTGACTAGCATTGTTGCTAGTCTTTCTGATATTAAAGAAAAcagtttacttttatttttcaaaaagtaTCTATTATTTAATAAGGGTGAAAACTCAGTTACAGTcgtcgacttcatgtgaagttgatagttgagagtcattagatgaaaatttagtcaaatcagttaaatcattTAACCACTCTCAgtaatcaacttcacgtgaaaccgactgcatctgagtttccacctttaataaattaatttaattgtttTTTCGTCATACTTTTGAATTAGGTGTATTGCCAGTGATAGAGTTATATTTCTTCATGGTAAAATTGTAAGATTTGGTAAACGTATGTTAAAGTGGTATTTATGATAACGTAATACTATGCTCGACAcacatttttatatttattgtcaTACTTCATCATGAAGTATATTTTCTGACTACTATTTTCAAGaatttaaatcgataaaaaaatacacataaataattatatttttaatatatttattaaataaaaaaactttttgtgtgtgtttaaattcttttgtataattttttttatttgtcttatagcactctttcatatatatatatatataaagaaaaaaaataaaaagtgatagAGGGtcaataaattttatgatttgtaattattaattagtcattattaatatttttaatggtgtgaaattatatctaatagtataaaattattcacttttcttttattgAGTGCTAATCTCCTaaattttctcatatatatatatatatatatatatatatatatatatatatatatatatttgttcaaTAAGAATTATAGAAATTCTGATATTATATCGTAATATTATTTCTTTCAAAAacttaaaccaacaaaaaaaaatttacatgaataattatatctctaacaatatataaaaataccaCTTTATGgtagaaaatatatttaaattgatGGGTAACAAAATATATCTCTATAAGAGTaattttataacttattttttattttttataatttgaatacttttgcttaatcaaaataaaattttataagtaaaaactTATTTGTATACCcagcatgcatgcatgcatgcatgcatgcatgcatgtgtTTATGAGAATGCACatcaaaataaaagtataaatcaATGGTATTTGGGGGAGTATGGACGACTTCTTGTGTGGTTTGTATCTATGCCGTGAGGGTGGCATACTGGCATTAATAACCATGGGTCGGCGGCTTAAATGTCCACGAAGATAGAGAAATTATTGCCCATGAAAACATCATGGATGACCAAGGTTCTTTAAATGCTCTGTATCTCACTTTTAACTCTAACAACATCTCAAATCCTAGATTAAATTTTAACTTCATTTTAGATCTTATAAGatgatatataaatatttataaaattatatgtgataaataataatttaaaaataaaaataaaatttgtcctTTTAATATTTAATCTTAATTAGttagaattttatattatttttaattattttattaatataattatatgagTGA contains:
- the LOC112772621 gene encoding G-type lectin S-receptor-like serine/threonine-protein kinase SD1-1, which translates into the protein MNLLLLTLHLLLLPFTTSQQQNQNYPSSGTQRNDTYCDYPSVCGPNGNCDINQSPACFCLDGFTPKSPSGYSSMDYTQGCVRNKALNCSTDVFVTYSVFKEPSGGYSLLNQRLGAEGCKGSCKSNCSCMAYSVTGSACKLWSGDLFDVRLVKEGGQALYIRMSASEEHKSGGENHKKIVGIIVGSIVATISGMIMILACCYIFRKRRKKLEDMRLRASEIVDQINEYEEGDIELPFLDLSRIVEATGNFAIGNKLGEGGFGPVYKGTLDDGREIAVKKLSSSSGQGINEFKNEVLLIAKLQHRNLVRLLGCCIQDEEKLLIYEYMPNKSLDGFIFDQTRRKLLDWPKRFNIICGISRGLLYLHEDSRLRIIHRDLKASNILLDNKMDPKISDFGLARCFGGDQSKGNTKKIVGTFGYMAPEYAISGHFSVKSDVFSFGILLLEIITGRKNRGIYFSSDNVNLYGHAWDLWKQGRSLELVDECLKESWNSSEAQRCIHICLLCAQQHPQDRPEMSSVVLMLGSEIDLPQPKFPTFIIGGNSDGKSSSSCQNEISITEVEPR